One stretch of Musicola paradisiaca NCPPB 2511 DNA includes these proteins:
- a CDS encoding PhoH family protein yields the protein MNVTIKELALEPADNKRLLSLCGPFDDNIKQLERRLGIEINRRDNHFKLVGKDLCIQAAVDILKNLYVDTAPAHGAIPDIDPEHIHLAIKESRVLEQTADSVPEYGKAVNIKTKRGIIKPRTPNQAQYIAHILDHDITFGIGPAGTGKTYLAVAAAVDALERQDIRRILLTRPAVEAGEKLGFLPGDLSQKVDPYLRPLYDALFEMLGFERVEKLIERNVIEVAPLAYMRGRTLNDAFIILDESQNTTIEQMKMFLTRIGFNSKAVITGDVTQIDLPRNQKSGLRHAIEVLSDVEEISFNFFHSEDVVRHPVVARIVNAYEAWESADQKRRDALAEQRKRDAQAAAVQEQK from the coding sequence TTGAACGTAACGATAAAAGAGCTTGCCCTCGAACCCGCAGACAATAAGCGTCTGCTCAGTCTGTGCGGCCCGTTTGACGACAATATCAAACAGTTGGAACGTCGCCTCGGTATCGAAATCAACCGGCGCGATAATCACTTCAAACTGGTAGGAAAAGATCTCTGTATTCAGGCTGCGGTAGATATCCTGAAAAATCTGTACGTTGATACCGCACCGGCGCACGGCGCCATTCCCGATATCGATCCGGAACACATCCACCTGGCCATCAAGGAATCGCGGGTACTGGAGCAAACCGCCGACAGCGTTCCCGAATACGGCAAAGCCGTCAATATCAAGACCAAACGCGGCATTATCAAACCCCGAACCCCTAATCAGGCGCAGTACATCGCCCATATTCTCGACCACGACATCACATTCGGCATCGGCCCGGCAGGGACCGGCAAAACCTATCTGGCGGTCGCCGCGGCCGTCGATGCGCTTGAACGTCAGGACATCCGCCGCATTCTGCTCACCCGCCCGGCGGTAGAAGCCGGTGAAAAACTGGGCTTCCTGCCCGGCGATCTAAGCCAGAAAGTCGATCCTTACCTGCGACCGCTCTATGACGCGCTGTTCGAAATGCTGGGATTCGAGCGGGTTGAAAAACTGATCGAACGCAATGTGATTGAAGTCGCGCCGCTGGCTTACATGCGTGGACGCACGCTCAATGATGCGTTCATCATTCTGGATGAAAGCCAGAACACCACCATCGAGCAGATGAAAATGTTCCTGACCCGCATCGGTTTCAACTCGAAAGCAGTCATTACCGGCGACGTCACCCAGATCGACCTGCCGCGCAACCAGAAATCCGGTTTGCGCCACGCCATAGAGGTGTTATCGGACGTGGAAGAGATCAGTTTCAACTTCTTCCACAGCGAAGACGTGGTTCGTCATCCGGTTGTAGCAAGAATCGTCAATGCTTATGAAGCTTGGGAGAGCGCCGACCAGAAGCGTCGTGATGCACTGGCGGAACAACGTAAACGCGACGCACAGGCGGCTGCTGTTCAGGAGCAGAAATGA
- the miaB gene encoding tRNA (N6-isopentenyl adenosine(37)-C2)-methylthiotransferase MiaB, which produces MTKKLHIKTWGCQMNEYDSSKIADLLESTHGYQLTEVAEEADVLLLNTCSIREKAQEKVFHQLGRWKSLKDLNPELIIGVGGCVASQEGEHIRERAHYVDVIFGPQTLHRLPEMINHVQGTHSPIVDISFPEIEKFDRLPEPRAEGPTAFVSIMEGCNKYCTFCVVPYTRGEEVSRPCDDILYEIAQLAEQGVREVNLLGQNVNAYRGETYDGEICSFADLLRLVAAIDGIDRIRFTTSHPIEFTDDIIGVYEDTPELVSFLHLPVQSGSDRVLTMMKRRHTALEYKAIIRKLRKVRPDIQISSDFIVGFPGETQEDFEQTMKLIADVNFDMSFSFIYSPRPGTPAADMVDDVCEEEKKQRLYILQERISQQAMQYSRRMQGTVQRILVEGPSRKNVMELSGRTENNRVVNFEGSPDMIGKFVDVEIVDVYPNSLRGIVVRTEDQMDLRVIESPTDVMARTRKENEIGVGIYQP; this is translated from the coding sequence ATGACAAAAAAACTGCATATTAAAACCTGGGGCTGTCAGATGAACGAATACGATTCATCCAAGATAGCCGACTTACTGGAAAGTACGCATGGTTACCAGTTGACCGAAGTCGCGGAAGAAGCCGACGTTCTACTGCTGAACACCTGTTCGATCCGTGAAAAGGCGCAGGAAAAAGTCTTTCATCAGCTTGGCCGCTGGAAAAGCCTGAAAGACCTCAATCCTGAGCTCATCATCGGCGTCGGTGGTTGCGTAGCCTCTCAGGAAGGGGAGCATATCCGCGAACGCGCGCACTATGTCGACGTCATTTTCGGGCCGCAGACACTGCATCGTCTGCCTGAAATGATCAACCATGTACAGGGCACCCATAGCCCGATAGTCGATATCAGTTTCCCGGAAATCGAGAAATTCGACCGGTTGCCAGAACCCCGTGCCGAAGGCCCGACGGCGTTCGTCTCCATCATGGAAGGCTGTAATAAATACTGTACGTTCTGCGTCGTGCCTTATACCCGTGGTGAAGAAGTCAGCCGTCCTTGCGATGACATCCTGTATGAAATTGCACAGTTGGCGGAGCAAGGAGTACGCGAAGTCAACCTGCTCGGCCAGAACGTCAACGCCTACCGCGGCGAAACCTACGATGGGGAAATCTGCAGCTTTGCCGACCTGCTGCGACTGGTCGCCGCTATCGACGGCATCGACCGAATTCGTTTTACTACCAGTCATCCCATTGAATTCACTGACGATATTATCGGTGTATATGAAGACACGCCGGAGTTGGTCAGTTTTCTGCATCTGCCGGTGCAAAGCGGTTCCGATCGCGTGCTGACCATGATGAAACGCCGCCATACCGCGCTCGAATACAAGGCCATCATCCGCAAGTTGCGCAAGGTGCGGCCGGATATCCAAATCAGTTCGGATTTCATCGTCGGCTTCCCCGGCGAAACGCAGGAAGATTTCGAGCAGACCATGAAGCTGATTGCCGACGTCAATTTCGACATGAGTTTCAGCTTCATTTATTCGCCACGTCCCGGCACCCCTGCGGCGGACATGGTGGATGACGTTTGCGAAGAGGAAAAGAAACAGCGCCTGTATATCCTGCAAGAACGCATCAGTCAGCAGGCCATGCAATACAGCCGCAGAATGCAAGGCACCGTGCAACGTATTCTGGTTGAAGGCCCGTCGCGCAAGAACGTGATGGAGCTTTCCGGCCGCACCGAAAACAACCGGGTGGTCAACTTCGAAGGTTCGCCGGACATGATTGGCAAATTCGTCGACGTGGAGATCGTCGATGTCTATCCCAACTCGCTGCGCGGTATTGTAGTGCGCACCGAAGACCAGATGGACTTGCGCGTCATCGAATCCCCCACCGATGTGATGGCGCGAACCCGTAAAGAAAATGAAATCGGCGTCGGTATTTATCAACCGTAA
- a CDS encoding SMR family transporter: protein MTYLFLCLAIVSEVIATTALKLSDSFTRPLPSFITIVFYIVAFYSLTIPMRTLPTGVIYAIWSGAGIVLITGVSWGIYGQRLDLPAILGMLLIVIGVVVVNVFSKSVVH, encoded by the coding sequence ATGACGTATTTATTTTTATGTCTGGCTATCGTTTCAGAAGTCATTGCCACTACGGCGCTGAAATTATCCGACAGTTTTACCCGTCCGTTACCCAGCTTTATTACTATTGTGTTCTACATTGTGGCGTTTTATAGCCTGACGATCCCTATGCGCACACTGCCCACCGGGGTGATTTATGCGATTTGGTCTGGCGCAGGTATTGTGTTGATAACGGGGGTTAGCTGGGGAATTTACGGCCAGCGCCTGGATTTACCGGCTATTCTTGGCATGCTGTTGATTGTTATTGGTGTAGTCGTAGTCAATGTGTTTTCTAAATCGGTAGTTCACTGA
- the asnB gene encoding asparagine synthase B has protein sequence MCSIFGVLDLKTDPVELRKKALELSRLMRHRGPDWSGIYASDNAILAHERLSIVDVNTGAQPLYNLAHTHILAVNGEIYNHQALRQQYGDRYEFQTGSDCEVILALYQEKGPEFLDELRGMFAFALYDSEKDAYLIGRDHLGIIPLYMGYDEHGNFYVASEMKALVPVCRTIKEFPAGSYLWSKDGEIREYYRRDWFDYDNVKDNVTDADALREALEESVKSHLMSDVPYGVLLSGGLDSSVISAITKKFAARRVEDDERSEAWWPQLHSFAVGLKGAPDLKAAKEVADHLGTVHHEINFTVQEGLDAIRDVIYHIETYDVTTIRASTPMYLMSRKIKAMGIKMVLSGEGSDEVFGGYLYFHKAPNAKELHEETVRKLLALHQYDCARANKAMSAWGVEARVPFLDKKFLDVAMRINPKDKMCGNGKMEKHILRECFESYLPHSVAWRQKEQFSDGVGYSWIDSLKEVAAKQVSDQQMETAHFRFPYNTPTSKEAYLYREIFEELFPVPSAAECVPGGPSVACSSAKAIEWDESFKKMDDPSGRAVGVHQSAYQ, from the coding sequence ATGTGTTCTATTTTTGGTGTGCTTGATCTGAAAACCGATCCGGTTGAATTGCGTAAGAAAGCGCTGGAATTGTCCCGTCTGATGCGCCATCGCGGCCCGGACTGGTCCGGCATTTATGCCAGCGACAACGCTATTCTGGCTCATGAACGCCTTTCCATCGTGGACGTCAACACCGGCGCCCAACCGCTCTACAACCTGGCGCACACCCACATTCTGGCCGTTAACGGTGAAATCTATAACCACCAGGCGCTGCGTCAGCAATACGGCGACCGCTACGAATTTCAGACAGGCTCGGACTGCGAAGTGATTCTGGCGCTGTACCAGGAAAAAGGCCCGGAGTTTCTGGATGAACTGCGCGGAATGTTCGCATTTGCCCTGTATGACAGCGAAAAAGACGCCTATCTGATCGGTCGTGACCATCTGGGCATCATCCCGCTGTATATGGGATACGATGAACACGGCAACTTCTACGTGGCGTCGGAAATGAAAGCGCTGGTGCCGGTATGCCGTACCATTAAAGAATTCCCGGCGGGCAGCTATCTGTGGAGCAAAGATGGCGAAATTCGCGAATATTACCGTCGCGACTGGTTTGACTACGATAACGTTAAAGACAACGTGACCGACGCCGACGCACTGCGCGAAGCCCTGGAAGAATCCGTCAAAAGCCACCTGATGTCCGACGTACCTTACGGTGTACTGTTGTCCGGCGGCCTGGACTCCTCCGTCATTTCCGCCATCACCAAGAAATTCGCCGCCCGCCGCGTGGAAGATGACGAGCGCAGCGAAGCCTGGTGGCCGCAATTACACTCCTTCGCCGTCGGTCTGAAAGGCGCGCCGGATCTCAAAGCCGCCAAGGAAGTCGCCGACCATCTGGGCACGGTGCATCATGAAATCAACTTCACCGTACAGGAAGGTCTGGATGCTATCCGTGATGTGATTTATCACATCGAGACTTACGACGTCACCACTATCCGCGCTTCCACGCCGATGTACCTGATGTCACGGAAAATCAAAGCGATGGGTATCAAAATGGTGCTTTCCGGCGAAGGCTCCGATGAAGTATTCGGCGGCTACCTCTATTTCCACAAAGCGCCCAACGCCAAAGAACTTCATGAGGAAACAGTACGCAAACTGCTGGCGCTGCATCAGTATGACTGCGCGCGCGCCAACAAGGCGATGTCGGCTTGGGGCGTGGAAGCTCGCGTACCGTTCCTGGACAAAAAGTTCCTGGATGTCGCCATGCGCATCAACCCCAAAGACAAAATGTGCGGCAATGGCAAGATGGAAAAACATATCCTGCGCGAATGTTTTGAGTCTTATCTGCCTCACAGCGTGGCATGGCGTCAAAAAGAACAATTTTCAGACGGCGTGGGTTACAGCTGGATCGACTCGCTGAAGGAAGTTGCCGCTAAACAGGTTTCCGATCAGCAAATGGAAACGGCGCATTTCCGCTTCCCGTACAACACGCCGACCTCTAAGGAAGCGTACCTGTACCGTGAAATCTTTGAAGAACTGTTTCCGGTACCCAGTGCCGCGGAATGTGTGCCCGGTGGCCCGTCTGTCGCCTGCTCTTCTGCCAAGGCTATCGAGTGGGATGAATCCTTCAAAAAGATGGACGATCCCTCTGGTCGCGCAGTAGGTGTTCACCAGTCCGCCTATCAGTAA
- the nagB gene encoding glucosamine-6-phosphate deaminase, whose product MRLIPLTHAEQVGKWAAHYIAQRINAFKPTAERPFILGLPTGSSPLAAYKALIELYKAGKVSFRHVVTFNMDEYVGLPADHPESYRSFMYNNFFNHVDIPDENINLLNGNAADITAECQQYEEKIRCYGKIHLFMGGVGNDGHIAFNEPASSLVSRTRIKTLTEETRIANSRFFGGDVDQVPKYALTVGVGTLLDAEEVMILVTGRHKALALQAAVEGNVNHLWTISCLQLHARSLIVCDEPSTMELKVKTVKYFRELEAENIKNL is encoded by the coding sequence ATGAGATTGATTCCGTTAACCCACGCCGAACAGGTCGGAAAATGGGCCGCCCACTACATCGCACAACGCATCAACGCATTCAAGCCTACGGCGGAACGCCCTTTCATCCTGGGGCTACCAACCGGCAGTTCGCCGCTGGCGGCGTACAAAGCCCTGATCGAGTTATATAAAGCGGGCAAAGTCAGTTTCAGACATGTCGTCACTTTCAATATGGATGAATATGTCGGGCTGCCCGCCGATCATCCGGAAAGTTACCGTTCCTTCATGTACAACAATTTTTTCAATCATGTTGATATTCCAGACGAAAATATCAATCTGCTGAATGGTAACGCAGCAGACATCACCGCTGAATGTCAGCAATATGAAGAAAAAATCAGGTGTTACGGTAAAATCCACTTATTCATGGGCGGTGTTGGCAATGACGGGCATATCGCGTTCAACGAGCCGGCGTCATCGCTGGTTTCCCGTACTCGGATCAAAACCCTGACGGAAGAGACCCGCATCGCCAATTCCCGCTTCTTCGGCGGCGATGTTGATCAGGTGCCCAAATATGCGCTGACGGTAGGCGTGGGGACATTGCTGGATGCGGAAGAAGTCATGATTTTGGTGACGGGGCGACACAAAGCGCTGGCATTACAGGCCGCCGTGGAGGGCAACGTCAACCATCTGTGGACTATCAGCTGTCTGCAGTTGCATGCCCGTTCGCTGATCGTCTGCGACGAGCCGTCAACCATGGAACTGAAAGTGAAAACGGTGAAATATTTCCGCGAACTGGAAGCTGAAAATATTAAAAACCTGTAG
- the corC gene encoding CNNM family magnesium/cobalt transport protein CorC (CorC(YbeX) belongs to the Cyclin M Mg2+ Exporter (CNNM) family, and was characterized as belonging to a set of three proteins, at least one of which must be present for CorA to function.) yields the protein MSDDHSSNSDSPSPKKGFFSLVLNQLFHSEPKDRDDLIGLIRDSEQFDPEIRDMLEGVMDIAEQRVRDIMIPRSQMITLKHNQTLEECLDVIIESAHSRFPVISEDKDHIEGILMAKDLLPFMRSDSEPFSMDKVLRPAVVVPESKRVDRMLNEFRSMRYHMALVIDEFGGVSGLVTIEDILELIVGEIEDEYDDEDDRDIRQLNRQTYTVRALTPIEDFNEIFGTNFSDEEVDTIGGLVMQAFGHLPARGETIDIGGYLFKVAMADSRRIIQVHVRIPDDISQPQLED from the coding sequence ATGAGCGACGACCATTCTTCAAACAGCGATAGCCCCAGTCCCAAAAAGGGATTCTTTTCTCTTGTTCTCAATCAGCTATTTCATAGCGAACCCAAAGATCGTGATGATCTTATCGGCCTGATTCGCGACTCCGAACAGTTCGATCCGGAAATCCGCGACATGCTGGAAGGCGTCATGGATATCGCCGAACAGCGGGTGCGCGACATCATGATCCCCCGCTCGCAAATGATCACCCTCAAACATAATCAGACGCTGGAAGAGTGTCTGGACGTCATCATCGAGTCGGCGCACTCGCGTTTTCCGGTGATCAGCGAAGACAAAGATCATATTGAAGGCATCCTGATGGCCAAGGATCTGCTGCCGTTTATGCGCAGCGATTCCGAGCCCTTCAGTATGGACAAGGTGTTGCGCCCTGCTGTCGTGGTGCCGGAAAGCAAGCGGGTCGATCGTATGCTGAACGAATTCCGCTCCATGCGTTACCACATGGCGTTAGTGATTGACGAATTTGGCGGCGTATCCGGTCTGGTGACGATAGAGGATATTCTGGAGCTGATCGTGGGCGAGATTGAAGACGAGTACGATGATGAAGATGATCGCGATATCCGTCAGCTCAACCGACAAACCTATACCGTCCGCGCTCTGACGCCGATTGAAGATTTCAACGAAATTTTCGGCACGAATTTTAGCGATGAAGAAGTGGATACTATCGGCGGCCTGGTGATGCAGGCGTTCGGCCACCTGCCGGCCCGGGGGGAGACCATTGACATCGGTGGTTATCTGTTCAAAGTGGCCATGGCGGACAGCCGCCGTATCATTCAGGTTCACGTCAGGATCCCTGACGATATTTCACAACCGCAACTGGAAGACTGA
- the nagA gene encoding N-acetylglucosamine-6-phosphate deacetylase translates to MYALINGRIFTGHQVLDAHAVIIADGVIHQVCSVQDVPPDLHQRDLAGALLAPGFIDLQLNGCGGVQFNDSMETISVKTLEVMQRANEKSGCTSFLPTLITSSDAFMKHSVEVMRAWLAQHRNQALGLHLEGPWLNPVKKGTHDASFIRQPDNELVDYLCDNADVISKITLAPECVPTAVIRKLIRAGIVVSAGHSNATWAEAKQGFAAGIRFATHLFNAMPHITGREPGLVGAIYDAPEVYCGIIADGYHVNWASIRNTKRIKGDKLVLVTDATAPAGANIDRFIFAGKPIYYRDGICVDENGTLSGSALTMIDAVHNCVEHAGIALDEALRMATLYPARAIGEDHRLGSIEAGKVANLAVFTRDFQILNTFVNGEDVLNTDE, encoded by the coding sequence ATGTACGCTTTAATCAACGGTCGTATTTTTACCGGCCATCAGGTATTGGACGCACATGCGGTTATCATTGCCGATGGGGTGATTCATCAGGTCTGCTCGGTGCAGGATGTACCACCAGATCTACACCAACGCGACCTGGCGGGCGCCCTGTTGGCACCCGGGTTTATCGATCTGCAGTTGAATGGCTGCGGCGGCGTTCAATTCAACGATTCGATGGAGACCATTTCCGTCAAAACGCTGGAAGTCATGCAACGGGCAAATGAAAAATCCGGCTGTACCAGTTTTCTGCCGACCTTGATTACCTCGTCCGACGCCTTCATGAAACACAGCGTGGAAGTGATGCGAGCCTGGCTGGCACAGCATCGCAACCAGGCACTGGGGTTACACCTTGAGGGGCCCTGGCTAAACCCGGTGAAAAAAGGTACGCACGACGCCAGTTTTATCCGCCAGCCGGATAACGAGCTGGTGGATTATCTGTGCGATAACGCCGATGTCATCAGCAAAATCACGCTGGCGCCGGAATGCGTGCCTACCGCCGTCATCAGAAAATTGATACGGGCAGGAATTGTGGTTTCCGCCGGCCATTCCAACGCCACCTGGGCAGAAGCGAAACAAGGCTTTGCCGCCGGTATCCGATTTGCCACCCATCTGTTTAACGCCATGCCGCATATAACAGGGCGCGAGCCTGGGCTGGTCGGCGCCATCTACGACGCCCCCGAAGTTTACTGCGGCATCATCGCCGACGGCTATCACGTCAACTGGGCGTCGATCCGCAACACGAAGCGCATCAAAGGCGACAAGCTGGTGTTGGTCACTGACGCCACGGCGCCGGCTGGCGCCAACATTGATCGGTTCATTTTTGCCGGCAAACCCATATACTACCGCGATGGTATCTGCGTGGACGAAAACGGCACCCTTAGCGGTTCCGCACTCACCATGATAGACGCCGTACACAATTGTGTTGAACATGCGGGCATTGCTTTGGATGAAGCATTAAGAATGGCGACGCTGTATCCGGCGAGAGCCATCGGGGAAGACCACCGACTGGGCAGTATTGAAGCCGGCAAGGTGGCAAACCTGGCCGTCTTTACCCGCGATTTTCAGATCCTCAATACCTTCGTCAACGGTGAAGATGTATTGAATACCGACGAGTAG
- the ybeY gene encoding rRNA maturation RNase YbeY, which produces MSQVILDLQIACANQDGLPAESTFQRWLEAVLPQFQEVAEVTVRLVDEEESHHLNLTYRGKDKPTNVLSFPFEAPPEVELPLLGDLIICRQVVEQEAAEQEKTTEEHWAHMVVHGCLHLLGYDHIEDSEAEEMEALETEIMQGMGYADPYLSEKENADDRP; this is translated from the coding sequence ATGAGCCAGGTTATCCTTGATTTGCAAATTGCCTGTGCGAACCAGGACGGTCTTCCGGCCGAAAGCACATTCCAGCGGTGGTTAGAGGCGGTTTTACCGCAGTTTCAGGAGGTGGCGGAAGTCACCGTTCGCCTGGTGGATGAAGAAGAGAGCCATCATCTCAACCTTACCTACCGGGGCAAAGACAAACCCACCAACGTGCTGTCGTTTCCCTTTGAAGCGCCGCCGGAAGTCGAACTGCCGTTGCTGGGCGACCTGATCATCTGCCGCCAGGTGGTAGAGCAGGAAGCGGCCGAGCAGGAAAAGACCACTGAGGAGCATTGGGCGCACATGGTTGTCCACGGCTGTCTGCATCTGCTAGGGTATGACCATATCGAAGACAGCGAAGCCGAAGAGATGGAAGCGCTGGAAACGGAAATCATGCAGGGCATGGGGTACGCGGATCCCTATCTGTCAGAAAAGGAAAATGCTGACGACCGGCCCTGA
- the ubiF gene encoding 3-demethoxyubiquinol 3-hydroxylase — protein sequence MHYDAVIVGGGMVGAAVALGLAQNGFQVAVVEQESPSPFEPQQAPDIRVSAIGCASVALLQRLGVWPRVERMRSAPYRRLETWEWDNAQVRFDAGDIGLSELGFMVENRVLQLALWQALQETAGVTLLCPWQPDGMRYADGCWHLSARNGETIEAALIIGADGANSHIRQWAGIGITGWQYRQSCMLISARTNGTQQDVTWQQFTPSGPRAFLPLFDGWCSLVWYDSPQRIRQLQSMPLAQLNRAIADTFPSRLGAVEAVAAGSFPLVRRHAQRYVQPGLALVGDAAHTINPLAGQGVNLGYRDAEVLLDVVVEARDRGEAWYSESVLWRYQQRRKGDNLLMQSGMDLFYGAFSNRIPPLVFARNMALMAAQRAGKLKQQALRYALGL from the coding sequence ATGCACTATGATGCAGTGATCGTCGGCGGAGGTATGGTAGGCGCCGCCGTGGCGTTGGGACTGGCGCAGAACGGTTTTCAGGTCGCCGTCGTCGAGCAAGAAAGCCCGTCGCCGTTTGAACCGCAACAAGCACCGGATATTCGTGTGTCGGCCATTGGCTGCGCATCGGTGGCGCTGTTGCAACGGTTGGGGGTCTGGCCGCGCGTGGAACGGATGCGCAGTGCGCCATATCGGCGTCTGGAAACCTGGGAATGGGACAACGCGCAGGTTCGGTTCGACGCCGGCGATATCGGCCTTTCCGAACTGGGATTCATGGTGGAAAACCGGGTGCTGCAACTGGCCCTGTGGCAGGCATTACAGGAGACGGCGGGCGTTACGCTGTTATGCCCGTGGCAGCCGGACGGTATGCGTTATGCCGATGGCTGCTGGCATCTATCTGCCAGGAATGGCGAAACGATTGAGGCCGCATTGATTATTGGTGCCGATGGCGCTAACTCCCATATCCGGCAGTGGGCTGGGATCGGCATTACCGGCTGGCAATACCGGCAATCCTGCATGCTGATTAGCGCCAGGACGAACGGCACCCAACAGGATGTTACCTGGCAGCAGTTTACGCCCTCGGGGCCGCGTGCTTTCTTGCCGTTGTTTGATGGTTGGTGTTCGCTGGTGTGGTATGACAGTCCGCAGCGTATTCGCCAACTACAATCCATGCCGTTGGCGCAGTTGAACAGGGCCATCGCGGATACGTTTCCTTCCCGTTTGGGGGCGGTCGAAGCGGTAGCCGCCGGTTCATTTCCTTTGGTTCGCCGTCATGCCCAGCGCTATGTACAACCCGGACTGGCCTTGGTGGGCGATGCTGCGCATACCATTAATCCGTTGGCGGGGCAGGGGGTGAATCTGGGGTACCGGGATGCAGAAGTATTGCTGGATGTTGTGGTCGAGGCGCGGGATAGAGGGGAGGCGTGGTATTCGGAATCGGTTCTTTGGCGCTATCAGCAACGGCGCAAAGGGGACAATTTGCTGATGCAAAGCGGAATGGATCTGTTTTACGGCGCGTTCAGCAACCGGATCCCGCCGTTGGTTTTCGCCCGTAATATGGCGTTGATGGCGGCGCAACGTGCCGGGAAACTGAAACAACAAGCGCTGCGTTATGCCTTGGGGCTGTAG
- the nagC gene encoding DNA-binding transcriptional regulator NagC: MTTGGQAQIGNIDLVKQLNSAVVYRLIDQQGPISRIQIAEQSQLAPASVTKITRQLLERGLIKEVDQQASTGGRRAISIISETRPFHAIAVRLGRHDATIALYDLQGKRLEESHYDLPETTQDTLETALFNAIRQFTDTHQRRIRELIAISVVLPGLVDPNAGVVRYMPHIPVDNWPLVERLQSQFNVYSFVGHDIRSLALAEHYFGATRDCQDSILVRVHRGVGAGVLVNGGIFLGSNGNVGEIGHIQIDPLGDRCHCGNFGCLETVVSNGAIENRVQHLLQQGFPSKLTADNARIDAICKAANRGDELAREVIELAGLNLGKALSMAINLFNPQRVVIAGEIIEAEKLLLPAIQRCINTQVLRDFRNNLPVVVSQLHHLSAIGAFALVKRAMLNGVLLQRLLENQ, from the coding sequence ATGACCACAGGCGGACAGGCACAGATAGGCAACATTGATCTTGTCAAACAGCTCAACAGCGCGGTGGTATATCGCCTGATTGATCAACAGGGCCCGATTTCACGCATACAAATCGCAGAGCAAAGCCAGTTAGCCCCCGCTAGTGTCACCAAAATCACCCGCCAGTTGTTGGAGCGCGGGTTGATCAAAGAAGTGGATCAACAAGCCTCTACCGGAGGCCGGCGCGCCATCTCCATCATTTCCGAAACACGCCCCTTTCACGCCATTGCCGTCCGGCTCGGGCGGCATGACGCCACCATCGCCTTGTATGATCTTCAGGGGAAACGGCTGGAGGAATCGCACTACGATCTGCCGGAAACAACGCAAGATACGCTGGAAACCGCGCTATTCAACGCCATCCGGCAATTTACCGACACTCACCAGCGCCGTATCAGAGAGCTGATCGCCATCTCGGTGGTGCTGCCCGGTCTGGTTGATCCTAACGCTGGCGTTGTACGCTACATGCCGCATATTCCCGTCGATAACTGGCCGCTGGTGGAACGCCTGCAAAGCCAGTTCAACGTTTACAGTTTCGTCGGTCATGACATCCGCAGCCTGGCGCTGGCCGAACATTATTTCGGCGCGACCCGAGATTGTCAGGACTCCATACTGGTGCGAGTCCATCGCGGCGTCGGCGCGGGTGTTCTGGTCAACGGAGGAATTTTTCTTGGCAGTAACGGTAACGTGGGGGAAATCGGCCATATCCAGATAGACCCACTGGGCGACCGCTGCCATTGCGGCAACTTCGGCTGTCTCGAAACGGTGGTATCAAACGGTGCGATTGAAAACCGGGTGCAACACCTGCTGCAGCAAGGATTCCCCAGCAAACTGACGGCCGACAACGCCCGTATCGACGCGATTTGCAAAGCGGCCAACCGGGGCGATGAGCTGGCGCGTGAAGTCATTGAGCTGGCGGGTCTGAATCTGGGAAAAGCCTTGTCTATGGCGATTAACCTGTTCAATCCGCAGCGGGTGGTCATCGCCGGCGAAATTATCGAGGCGGAAAAGTTGTTGTTGCCCGCCATCCAACGTTGCATCAATACGCAGGTGCTCAGGGACTTCCGCAACAACCTGCCGGTGGTGGTATCACAACTCCACCATCTGTCGGCCATCGGAGCATTTGCGCTGGTCAAACGCGCGATGCTGAATGGCGTGTTGTTGCAACGTCTGCTTGAAAATCAGTAA